Proteins from a genomic interval of Kitasatospora herbaricolor:
- the rpsR gene encoding 30S ribosomal protein S18, with amino-acid sequence MAKPPARKPKKKVCVFCKDKVNYVDYKDTNLLRKFISDRGKIRARRVTGNCTQHQRDVATAVKNSREMALLPYTSTAR; translated from the coding sequence ATGGCGAAGCCGCCTGCTCGCAAGCCTAAGAAGAAGGTTTGCGTCTTCTGCAAGGACAAGGTCAACTACGTTGACTACAAGGACACGAACTTGCTCCGCAAGTTCATCTCCGACCGCGGGAAGATCCGCGCCCGCCGGGTCACCGGCAACTGCACCCAGCACCAGCGCGACGTCGCCACGGCCGTGAAGAACAGCCGTGAGATGGCGCTGCTGCCCTACACCAGCACCGCGCGCTAA
- a CDS encoding single-stranded DNA-binding protein has protein sequence MAGETVITLVGNLVDDPELRFTPSGAAVAKFRIASTPRTFDRQTNEWKDGESLFLTCNVWRQPAENVAESLQRGMRVIVQGRLRQRSYETKEGEKRTVFEVEVDEVGPSLRSATAKVTRANRSGGPGGSGAPGGGSGFGGGQQGGGGYGGGQQGGGGWGGNSGGGQSGPSDDPWASSAPSGGNQGGGGWGAPAGGGFSEEPPF, from the coding sequence ATGGCAGGCGAGACCGTCATCACCCTCGTCGGCAATCTCGTCGACGATCCCGAGCTGCGCTTCACCCCGTCGGGTGCGGCGGTCGCGAAGTTCCGCATCGCGTCCACCCCCCGCACCTTCGACCGCCAGACGAACGAGTGGAAGGACGGCGAGAGCCTCTTCCTCACGTGCAACGTCTGGCGGCAGCCGGCGGAGAACGTGGCCGAGTCGCTGCAGCGCGGCATGCGCGTCATCGTGCAGGGCCGACTGCGCCAGCGGTCTTACGAGACCAAGGAAGGCGAGAAGCGGACGGTCTTCGAGGTCGAGGTCGACGAGGTCGGCCCCAGCCTGCGCTCGGCGACCGCCAAGGTCACCCGGGCCAACCGGTCCGGCGGGCCGGGCGGTTCCGGCGCTCCCGGTGGTGGCAGCGGCTTCGGCGGCGGCCAGCAGGGCGGCGGCGGGTACGGCGGCGGGCAGCAGGGCGGCGGTGGCTGGGGTGGGAACTCCGGCGGCGGCCAGTCCGGCCCGTCCGACGACCCGTGGGCGTCCAGCGCCCCCTCTGGTGGGAACCAGGGCGGCGGCGGCTGGGGTGCCCCGGCCGGTGGCGGCTTCTCGGAAGAGCCCCCGTTCTAA